CGGGTCGACTGCCAGACCAGTGTCGCGACGTCGACCAGGCCTGCTACGCACTCGTCCAGGATTTGAAGCAACGTGGACTTTTTGACGACACACTCATCGTCTGGGGCGGCGAATTCGGTCGCACGATTTATTCCCAGGGCGGATTGTCGAAAGAAAACTATGGCCGCGATCATCACCCGCGTTGCTTCACCATGTGGATGGCGGGCGGAGGATCGAAAGGCGGCAAAATCTACGGCGAAACGGACGAGTTTAGTTACAACATCGTTAAGGACCCGATCCACATTCGCGATTTTCACGCCACGGTATTGCACTTGCTCGGTTTTGATCATGAGCGGTTCACATTCCGATTCCAGGGACTCGACCAGAAACTGACAGGGGTCGAGCCTGCACATGTGGTATCTGAACTTCTGGCGTGATCCGACATTCTGCGGACCACGTTAGGGACTTGAGGAGCAGTTTGTTGACTGCGCCAGGGAAACTTTTGTGGGAGTCCGCAACCATGTTGGGACAACGTTTGGGATCGATGTGGAAAGCCGCATTCGTCGGGTGTGCGATGCTGATCGCACCAATGGTCGTGTGCGCTGCAGATATCTCGGATGAAGCCGGCTTCTTCAGTGCAGCCGCAATCGAGAAAGCCAATACATCCATCCGGGAAATTGAAAAGAAGTCGGGTCACGACATTCGCATTGAAACACACGCCACGGTTCCGAAGGACCAGATCGATGCGGTGGCGAAGATGGACCACACCGAACGGCAGGTGTTCATGGACCGCTGGGTCCATGAACGAGCGAAAGCCGTCAAAGAAACGGGTTCGCTGGTCCTGATCTGCAAAGACCCCGCCCGCATTGAAACGTGGTTCAGCGGCCGATTGGCGAACAGCGGCATGACCAAAGCCGACCGCCAACGAGTGATTGACGCAGCGGTCAGTGGCATGAAGTCGAAAGACTTTGATGCCGCACTGAATGACACCGTTTCCAAGCTCGGTGAAGTTTACGCGAAGCTGTCGCCCGCTTCGCGATTACGCAGCGACGCCGGGCACCGAGAGCCGCTGCCCCCAACGACGTCATCGACTCCGGCCCGTGAGGCCGGGCCCATCCATCACGCAGCTCCCATTAAGCAGGTGAATTCCATGGGTTGGATTTATGTGGTCGGGATCGTCATCGCTGCAATTTTCGCAATTCGAATGCTTTCGGGACTGTTCGGCAGTCGCGGCAGCGGATACCCAGGCGGTCCTGGACAACCTGGGATGGGTGGATATCCACCCGGGGGTTACCCACCCGGTGGAGGATACGGCCAGCCCGGCTATGGAGGCGGTGGCGGTGGATTCATGCGGAGTGCCGCAGGAGGTCTTTTCGGAGCGGTCGCGGGGAACTGGCTGTACAACGCCTTTGGGGGACAATCGGCTCACGCCCAGGGACCGATGGCCGATGGGTCTGATCCACTGCGTGGCAGCCGCACGCTCGGCGGCGGCGACCAGCCACCAGGCAATAGCGGCTGGACCGATGACGGTAGCTCGTCCGGCGGCGGCTGGTATGACAACGGTGACTCGGGCGGAGGTGGCGATTTCGGCGGAGGAGACTCCGGTGGCGGCGACTCCGGCGGTGATAGCGGTGGCGGCGATTTCTAAGCCTTCTCGTATTGAGTTACTTCCCCTCGATGTCACTGAGATCGGAAGAGGCGTTCCCAAGCGGGAGCTTGGGAACGAGGATACGAGGGGGAACGAGAGGCCAGACACAACGCGCCAGGCGCACAAAAAACAGGAGCGAGGAAGTCACGGGCCTCCTCGCTCCTGTCATTGATTGCCCAACTGTCAGTCGACGATTGCGCTGAACGATTATCGCTGAATCCGTGCCGAGCCGCCCTTCGCGAACGATTCGACCTGCTCGAGCGTCGCCATGGTGGTGTCGCCGGGGAAGGTGGTCAGCAACGCACCGTGTGCCCAACCCAGTCGCAACGCTTCGTCCGCTGACTTCCCGCTGAGCAATCCATAAATGAAGCCCGCGGCAAAGCCATCGCCACCACCCACACGGTCACAGACATCCAACTGGCATGTCGGCGCGTTGTAAGTCTTGCCTTCGATCCAGCACACCGCACTCCAGTCATGGTGATTGGTCGTATGCACTTCGCGCAGCGTCGTCGCGACAACCTTGATGTTCGGCAGTTGCTTGGCCACGTCGTCCATCATTGCCAGGAATGCGGACGGGTCGATCTTCGACTTGGACTCGACGTCAGGTCCCTTCAATCCCAGCCCCTTCTGCAAATCTTCTTCGTTACCGACCAGAACATCGACATTCTCGACGATTCGACGCAGCGTCTGCTGCGCGGTCGCCAACCCGCCCGAGATCTGCCACAACTTGGCGCGGAAATTCAGGTCGAATGAAACAATGGCGCCCGCCGCTTTCGCGGCTTTCATCCCTTCGATGATCAGATCAGGGGTTGTCGATGACAGCGCGGAGAAGATTCCTCCGCTATGGAACCAGCGTACGCCGCCAGCCATGATTGTCTTCCAGTCGAAATCACCGACCTTCAGTTTGGCGGCGGCTTCGTTCGAGCGATTGTAGAAGACGACAGGGGCGCGAACGCCCAGTCCCTGGTCGCTGTACACGGTCGCCATGTTCGGGCCCGTGACGCCGTCGTGTTCGAAGTACTTGTAGAACGGTTTGACACCCATCGCGCGAACGCGTTCGGCGATCAGATCACCGATCGGATAGTTCACCATTGCCGATGCGACACCGGTATTCAGCCGGAAACAATCCGACAAGTTCGCGGCGACGTTGAATTCACCTCCGCTGACATGAATCCGACATTCGGTCGCCTTGCGAAAGGGAATAATTCCGGGATCGAGGCGGTTGACCAAGGCCCCCAACGAAAGGAAATCCAGTGCGCCAGTGGGGGAAATCTTCAACATCGTTCTTCCTTACAAGTGATGGTATGAGTCAGGACATCGCCAGCGGCAAACCGTGGCAGACGGATCGAGCACTCAATCTCTTCATCCCAAACTGGTGAAAAGAGGGAATCCGTCAGTTTTCAGTCGCGTCGCATAATAATGGCTCGTGGCACCGTGAAAAAGGGGCGAAACCATTCCGTTTCGCCAGTTCCGGCCGGAACTTCGCCGGGGCGCGACCGCGGATCAGGCGTCTGTGGGCGGTTTCCAGTCTCCCCAGTGCGACAAATAGGTTTTGTACACAGGAATATTTTCGCTTTCGGCCTCAAGCCACACTTTCGCTTCACTCACCAGTCGATGTTCATCCTCGACGGTCAATTTTCCCAGTAAAACGCGCGTGCGAAGAAAGACGAAATAGGTATCGAGCACGTCACAGCGGCAGTAGTCATTGATCGCCCCGACCTCGCCCGCGTCGTACATCCCTTGCACCTGCGATCCATCGACGCCCGTCTTACCGGGCTTGCCGATCAGGTTCGCCAGCAGATTCAGCCCCCCGCTGATCCGCGAGGCCCCGAAATTTGACAGCAGATCCAGCAGGTCGAGATGCGCGTTTGCGTTGTACCGATTGCGTGCCTGTTCATACGTGCGGGCCTCCACGTTAAACCATGCCGGGACGGAGTATCCATAGCGATACGCCGCCAACTCCATCACCGGGACGTCATAGCCGCGGCCATTGAACGTGACGAGTGTCGGGCGGCCGTAGGCATTCCATCCCTGCCAGAAATGGCGGGTGATGACATGCGGTCGAAATTTGGGCGAATCCAGCACTGCCACGTCGTGCAGCTTGTATTCGGCATCGACCTTTGCCACGGCGACAGAGATGGGCAACATAAACGTAACGGGTAGAACGTCCTTACCTGTGTCCGCAAGAAGCTGTGCGCGATACTTCGCGATCGCCTCGTCCGCCGTCAACGTTTCGTTCGGATACCGGATCTTGGCGACCAAGTCACCGTCCGCAATCGTCTCGATATCAAAGATGAAGTACGAGATCACGGGCTTGCGATCGGAGCCTGACATCAGGGGGCATTCCTAACCAGAAGAATTGAGCGGGAGAAGAAAACACGATATCCCGCAAAGCAGGATTGCGAAATCCAACGATCCCCGCGAATTCACCAGGTCCGTTCCTGCGAAGCGTTCTGGAACAATCACAAGGACGTCCCCGCCGATCAAATACAGGCATTGTCGGGTATTCTCTTGATTGCCGCAGATGCGGCCATTCCACGTGCCCGCGTGAAAGGGAGCCTCTGGCATCCGACGGCCTCCTTGGATCTGGTGGCTTGGTTGGGTCTTCAGCCCGCAAGAAAATGCCACGGTGTGACCAGATGGGGCTCATTCCGCGACCAGAAATCGTTCACGGCGTTGCCGAGAAGGCCTGCCGCATCACAAAATGCCACGGAGTGCACGCTCGCATTCCAAGATTCAGTCCAATTGTGGGCTGTGTTAATCCCAAACGTGACCAAATCATTGAGCTCCACCATGATACCGCCATCATCCGCCCGTCCGATTACGCTCGACCAATTCCTGAAGCAATCTGGAATCGTCGGGTCGGGTGGCCAAGCCAAAATTCTGATTCAGGAAGGGGAAGTCCTGCTGAACGGCGTCGTCGAAACTCGACGTGGCAAGAAATTGTCGCCTGGAGACGTCGTGACGATTGGCAATGAAGTCCTGCGAGTCCCCCAGGACTGATGCGCACCCTGACGCTCGACGCCTTACTCGCTTCGAGCCGACGACACAGGGTCCGGCTGGGCCAATAAGTACTGATCAAGAAACGTCAGCACCTCGTTTTCATAAAGCGGCGGATTCTGTTCCAGCAGATCTTGATGTCGCGCCCCTTGGAACACGACCAGTTGCTTTGGCTCGGACGCGGCCGCAAACAATCGCCGTGTTTCGGCGATTGTCGTGTGCGGATCCCGATCACCACTGGCGATCAGCAACGGACAGGCCACTTCGCCAATGTGCTCGATCGGTCGCAAGCGATCAGCCGAGACGCCAAGTCGGGGTTGAATCTGACAGAGCAGAAGTGGCGAGATCAGGCAGCTTAGTGGTCCAAGTTTCGCTTGAACTCGGTCGCCCACGGCTTCTTCAATCGTGGGGAACACCGATTCAAGTACCATCGCATCGACCTTGAGCGGTGATCCCAGCACGGCCGACGCCCCGCCCAGCGAGATCCCAATGACGCCCACACGGTGCTTTGGGTTCTTCTGTCGCGCAAATTCAACGGCCGCCTGAACGTCGTGACGCTCCAAATGCCCCAAAGTAATGAGACGGCCAGGACTTTCTCCGTGCGCCTGAAGATCGATCAAGACCACGGCGTACCCCTCGTTGATCAGCAGCTTGGCGCGCTTCAGCAACTTCTTGCGGTTGCCGTGAATTCCGTGGACAAGCACAACCGTCGCCACGGAGTCGGGTGAGTTCGTATACCAGGTTGCAATTTGCGACCCCGAATCGCTCGGGATTTTTGCCGCGACAAAGGGGAAGTCAGGAGGTGCCTCACCGACCACCTGATTCGCGGACGCCACCAAAGCCCCGGCGATCAGCCAGGATGCGAGTCCCACGGCGAGGAATAGCAGACTGAGTGAGAACGCGATCCAGCGGACTCGACGAAACGTTCGCACACGCGGCTGGGAAGGAAGGCGGTGTTCCATGGCGATTCCATTTGCGCAGGGTACGGCTGCCAGCTCGTAGCCAATCAGACGACGCTGTTCGTCGGGTCGCGATGCATGCACTTCGTGACGCATCGCGGCCCGCAGCGGCCGACAATGACATCGCTGATCGTTCAAATACTGTCAAGATCCGTTTACGGGCCACGGATTCTCTGCGATGAAAATCGCGTCCGTTCCGAACCGTGAACCGTGCTCCCGAATCGAAGCGGTCTCTTCAAGACAGCAGGGCATGAATGACGTGACCGTGCACATCGGTCAGCCGACGGTTGGCTCCATTGTGTCGAATCGTCAATCGCTCGTGATCAATGCCAAGCAGGTGCAACACGGTCGCGTGGAAGTCGTATGTCGTCGTGACGTCGTTCACCGCACGCCAGGACCAAGGGTCGCTCTCACCGTAGGTCGCCCCTTCGCGCACCCCCGCACCCGCCATCCAACCGACGAAGGTCCCTCCGTTGTGATCGCGGCCCTCGCTTCCTTGAGAGAATGGCATGCGACCGAACTCGGTACTCCACAGCAACAAGGTATCCTCCAGCAACCCGCGCTCTTGCAGATCGTTTAAGAGTGCCGCGATTGGTTGATCGACGGCCTGACACATCGGTGGAAGTTCTTTGAGAATACTCGTGTGATTGTCCCAGTTGTTTGTGGGACCACCGGCACCACTCCAGACCTGCACAAAACGGACGCCCCGCTCGACAAGCCGTCGGGCCAGAAGACATCGCTTGCCGAAGTCTTCCGAAGGCTTCTCCTGCAGCCCGTACGCTTTCTGAGTCGCTTCCGACTCGCGACTGAGATCAAAGGCCTCGGGGGCGCTCAACTGCATTTTCGCAGCCAGTTCGTAAGCCCGAATCCGGGCTTCCAAGCGTGAGTCGCCCGGGTTGGCGGCCAGATGCTCACGATTCATTTTTTGTAACAGCGCCCGCCCATCGCTGTCGGCTGCAGGAGTGATAAACCGCGCCGAAGCGGGGGCGTGCAGGTCGGCAATTGGCTCGGACGATGCGGTGTTCAGAATGGTTCCCTGATGGGATGCCGACAGGAACCCATTCTGGAAATTTCCCTTTTGATTGTACGGCAACCCGCGCGCATCTGGCAGCACGACGAACGTGGGCAAGTTCTCTGTCAGACTGCCCAGCGCGTAGCTTGTCCAAGCGCCGAGGCAAGGGGCACCAGGGGTCAGAAATCCTGTATTCATCAAGTAGCTGCCAGGGCCATGAACGTTGGTCCGCGACTGCATGGCCATGAAGAAGCCAAGCCGATCGACATGCCTGGCCAGATGCGGCAACTGGTCCGAGATCCAGCGTCCGGTCTCACCATGCTGGTGGAATTCAAAGGGCGGCTTCAGGACATTGCCCGGAGCACTCGTGGGAGCCTCGACATGCACGTTCTGGCCGGGATCGAATTTCTGGCCCGCCTGCTGAAACAAAGCGGGCTTATAGTCGAACAAGTCCATCTGGCTCGCGCCACCATTCATAAACAACTGAATGACGCGGCGCACTTTGGCGCGATGATGCAAACCACCGTTTAGTTCCGGACGGGGTTCATCGGCGAGGGCCGACGAGCGTCCCAACAGATCCGCCAGGGCAACTGCACCAAATCCCCCGGCGGCCGACGACAGAATCTGTCGCCGCGAGAGTTCGAATGTCGCCGCCACTCGGTCCTGACAGGTCAGCGACCACCGCCCGGAGGCATGTGAGTCCGTCTGCCGCGAGTTCGACGTGTCACTTCGGACTTGAAGCTCCATTGGGGTACTCATCGATACGATGACTCCTGTTCAATTGGCCGTCGCCGAAACCACCCTTGCAGGGAACTGAAGACAAACACGTCGACCGTAAATGCAGGGTGTGATCGTAAAACATCAACTCGTCATCTCGAATCACACTCGCCCGCCACCACTTCACCTCAGACCCTCGCCCACCCTCAATCGGGGTCGCTGGAATCTTTTGTCCTGCGACTTAGAATGGCCAGTTGCTCGCGTTCAAGCATCGTACCTTCTTGTCATGAAATCGCAC
This genomic interval from Schlesneria paludicola DSM 18645 contains the following:
- a CDS encoding TPM domain-containing protein, encoding MLGQRLGSMWKAAFVGCAMLIAPMVVCAADISDEAGFFSAAAIEKANTSIREIEKKSGHDIRIETHATVPKDQIDAVAKMDHTERQVFMDRWVHERAKAVKETGSLVLICKDPARIETWFSGRLANSGMTKADRQRVIDAAVSGMKSKDFDAALNDTVSKLGEVYAKLSPASRLRSDAGHREPLPPTTSSTPAREAGPIHHAAPIKQVNSMGWIYVVGIVIAAIFAIRMLSGLFGSRGSGYPGGPGQPGMGGYPPGGYPPGGGYGQPGYGGGGGGFMRSAAGGLFGAVAGNWLYNAFGGQSAHAQGPMADGSDPLRGSRTLGGGDQPPGNSGWTDDGSSSGGGWYDNGDSGGGGDFGGGDSGGGDSGGDSGGGDF
- a CDS encoding PfkB family carbohydrate kinase, coding for MLKISPTGALDFLSLGALVNRLDPGIIPFRKATECRIHVSGGEFNVAANLSDCFRLNTGVASAMVNYPIGDLIAERVRAMGVKPFYKYFEHDGVTGPNMATVYSDQGLGVRAPVVFYNRSNEAAAKLKVGDFDWKTIMAGGVRWFHSGGIFSALSSTTPDLIIEGMKAAKAAGAIVSFDLNFRAKLWQISGGLATAQQTLRRIVENVDVLVGNEEDLQKGLGLKGPDVESKSKIDPSAFLAMMDDVAKQLPNIKVVATTLREVHTTNHHDWSAVCWIEGKTYNAPTCQLDVCDRVGGGDGFAAGFIYGLLSGKSADEALRLGWAHGALLTTFPGDTTMATLEQVESFAKGGSARIQR
- a CDS encoding 3'-5' exonuclease; translated protein: MSGSDRKPVISYFIFDIETIADGDLVAKIRYPNETLTADEAIAKYRAQLLADTGKDVLPVTFMLPISVAVAKVDAEYKLHDVAVLDSPKFRPHVITRHFWQGWNAYGRPTLVTFNGRGYDVPVMELAAYRYGYSVPAWFNVEARTYEQARNRYNANAHLDLLDLLSNFGASRISGGLNLLANLIGKPGKTGVDGSQVQGMYDAGEVGAINDYCRCDVLDTYFVFLRTRVLLGKLTVEDEHRLVSEAKVWLEAESENIPVYKTYLSHWGDWKPPTDA
- a CDS encoding RNA-binding S4 domain-containing protein produces the protein MIPPSSARPITLDQFLKQSGIVGSGGQAKILIQEGEVLLNGVVETRRGKKLSPGDVVTIGNEVLRVPQD
- a CDS encoding alpha/beta hydrolase, producing MEHRLPSQPRVRTFRRVRWIAFSLSLLFLAVGLASWLIAGALVASANQVVGEAPPDFPFVAAKIPSDSGSQIATWYTNSPDSVATVVLVHGIHGNRKKLLKRAKLLINEGYAVVLIDLQAHGESPGRLITLGHLERHDVQAAVEFARQKNPKHRVGVIGISLGGASAVLGSPLKVDAMVLESVFPTIEEAVGDRVQAKLGPLSCLISPLLLCQIQPRLGVSADRLRPIEHIGEVACPLLIASGDRDPHTTIAETRRLFAAASEPKQLVVFQGARHQDLLEQNPPLYENEVLTFLDQYLLAQPDPVSSARSE
- a CDS encoding DUF1501 domain-containing protein; amino-acid sequence: MSTPMELQVRSDTSNSRQTDSHASGRWSLTCQDRVAATFELSRRQILSSAAGGFGAVALADLLGRSSALADEPRPELNGGLHHRAKVRRVIQLFMNGGASQMDLFDYKPALFQQAGQKFDPGQNVHVEAPTSAPGNVLKPPFEFHQHGETGRWISDQLPHLARHVDRLGFFMAMQSRTNVHGPGSYLMNTGFLTPGAPCLGAWTSYALGSLTENLPTFVVLPDARGLPYNQKGNFQNGFLSASHQGTILNTASSEPIADLHAPASARFITPAADSDGRALLQKMNREHLAANPGDSRLEARIRAYELAAKMQLSAPEAFDLSRESEATQKAYGLQEKPSEDFGKRCLLARRLVERGVRFVQVWSGAGGPTNNWDNHTSILKELPPMCQAVDQPIAALLNDLQERGLLEDTLLLWSTEFGRMPFSQGSEGRDHNGGTFVGWMAGAGVREGATYGESDPWSWRAVNDVTTTYDFHATVLHLLGIDHERLTIRHNGANRRLTDVHGHVIHALLS